AATCCAGCTGATCTCTTGCTTGATCTTGCCAACGGTAATGGACAATAGTCATTTGTTTCACACTTTcagttccttttttttttccaatgagAGTTAATAACTATAAAACCAATGGACCTCAAAAGTGGAAACTGGGCAGACACCTTTTTCGTTTTATAATTGCTTAACTggctttagtattttttttcttgtcaaCTGGAGGTAGAGCTCCAAATTTTTCTTTACTTAAAATGAGTTATAGTGAGCGAGTAGAACAAATTTGTTATGGTTTTGGTAATTTGGAGAGAGCCATGTATCATAAGTAAATATTTGATATATGCATAGCCAAGGTCTCGGATTCggtattattttgaaaaaacaacACTAACAATGTTAGGATGCATTGCAGGGATTGCCCCAGACTCCAAGCAAGCAGCTGAACAAAATGAAGGACTGGAACAAGAGAGGAAACAGGTGAGGGAATCTCTCATCTCTGCTTATGAGAAGAATATAGCTACGAGTCTGAAAGCTGAGGTTTGTAGCCTGGAAGTGAACAACCACAATATCACAAAAGATGCTTGTGCAAGTAGGTCTTCTTTTCTATCTTTAAGGGAAAAACAATCATAGCTCTATTATTAGTCCCAGTGGCCTGAAATGTCTCTATTGATGCAGGAAATTCGATAAAGCCAGAACAATGGAGCACGAGCTGGTGGCATCAGTTCAAAGTACTATTACAAAGGGGAGTGAAGGAGCGAAGGTATGAAGCCTTCAACAGGCTGAGAATATTCCAAGTTGTAAGTGTCGCTTTTCTTGGTGGACTATTGTGGTGGCATACTCCGGAGTCACACATTGAAGATCGGGTAAGTAGGAATTGCTTCAATTTATCTTTTCCAGTTGATGATATTGACAGCCAATTAATAACAACTAAAAAAGTTATGGTAACATATATGATTAGGCCTTTAATCTGATCGAGTTCCTTTTCATATTCATGTCAACATCACACCATTTTCAAGTTCAAGTTCTGTGTTTCCCGAACTCCAAGAAGTCAAACTATGATTAATATTGATTGGctacattttttgttttgtaaacTATACCCCTTAAGAGGGACTAATATGGGGTTGTACTGATGTGTAATGCAGGTTGCCTTgctctttttcttttctgttttctgGGGATTCTACCCTCTCTACAATGCTGTTTTCACATTCCCTCAAGAGAGGAGGATGCTGATCAAGGAACGGTCGTCAGGAATGTACCGCCTTTCTTCCTACTTCCTTGCCAGAACAATAGGAGACTTGCCACTGGAGCTTGCACTTCCAACTGCATTTGTTTTCATAATCTATTGGATGGGAGGGCTTAAACCTGATCCTGTGACTTTTATCCTTTCTCTTCTTGTGGTTCTCTACAGTGTTGTTGTCTCTCAAAGCCTTGGCTTAGCATTTGGTGCTATTTTGATGGAGATTAAACAGGCAACTACTCTAGCTTCTGTGACAACCCTTGTGTTTCTCATTGCTGGAGGGTACTACATACAACAGATTCCTCCATTCATTGTGTGGCTCAAGTACTTGAGCTACAGCTACTACTGTTACAAGCTGCTTTTAGGTGTCCAGTACAATGAAAATGACTACTATGAATGTTCAAAGGGGGAGCTGTGCAAAGTGGCAGATTTTCCTCCTATCAAATCAATGGGCTTGAATCATTTGTGGGTTGATGTGTTCATTATGGCCCTGATGTTGGTGGGTTATCGACTCGTTGCTTATTTTGCACTGCATAGAGTTAGGTAGATCAAAATTATGACTGAGCTCCCATACAAACAGCACGAGAACATGAAGAGTTTTTGTACAAGTCAACTGAGGAATAATGCTAAAATACTAGACTTTCGATGGAACTCATGTAATGAAACTTCATCAACTCTCCCTGACTGAGTTGGATGTACAAGACTTATTTTTAATAGATTAGAGAATACTAACTCTATGTTTCTTCTTCAACATAAATTCAACTACATTAACGCAAGGGATATGTGTTTATGTATGCCACATGATAAGAAGCAAGAGAAATAACACTATGCATTCTAATCAGAATAAAGGTGAAAGATAACGTCCGCACGTTTAAGGCTGAATGCACAGAACCTTTTTCTATCTCTGAAACACCATTTTGGATCATTGTCCGGCATTTGAAACAACAACTTTGTTGTTTCCTTTGTCAACGAAGAATTTGGTCTAATTTATACATACCGTCAGAGTAAACCAAATTTACATTGTCAATCAATAAAAACTCTTAGTATGATTCCAAAGATAGTCACTGTAAAGATCAACAAACTTATCATACATGTCAGTCTGTGAATGAATGACTGTGTAAAAGCTCTTTACACTCAGTGCACACACTATTTATTCACTCTTTTTTTCTACTTTAGTGGAAATTATCAGAGTTTTTGTTGAATTTTTCACTCGTGATTAAGGAGTATGGTGGATTAGAATGCTTAGAAGAATTAGCATACCATTAAAATTGATCCAACCAACCAACTAACCAAGTGTTATTCATCATCCAATGATGAATAAATGATGGCATAATTGAAAAGCAAATGATATATAATCAAGATTAAGCCTACTTAATGGACATCAAAATCAGcttgataaaataattgaaagtgGATGGATGGCAGTGTTAAGACTAGTGAGTACCAAGAAGACCATTGAAATCAGGTTGATATACTTCATCTATATAAAAAGGTATACCTAAGATCCGTGAGTCTACTTCTGCATAGTGCATCATCCACTCTAATCACTTTGAGGTTGGACATAGAAAACAACTGTTTATAATTTTGCTTACAAACAGTAACATCTAAAACAAGTAGAATGTTTTAAAACCAATAGACATCAAATGATATTGCCTAACAAATATGTAAGTCGCACTTTAAGAATAGAGGCAAACAATGTGAATTAGCAGATAAATTTGGAGAAGGTTATCCTAGAGTTAATCTGAGTGTGAGATAGGGAGAAGCAGAAGTGGATCATTATTAGACAAAAGTAAGTTAAGATCGAGTCCATAAAACTTgaacataattattttatcacaCTTGACGTTGCTCATTTCCACCAAGTGTTAGGTATTTAGTCATAAACAACAAAAAGGTACTGCACGCATAGCTATAACCTAAGTTATCAAAGTCAGGCTTTCCATGATGGTTTAATAAATCAACAAAGTTAAGAAAGTGAATATTTTGAGGCATAGAAAATGTTATCCCTGTGCTTACGTCCAGAAGCAAAAAAGGATTCATTATTATATGCCATCCACAACCCAAaaagatatatatattaatacaaGTCTAGCAATAGAAATAGCAAAAAACATCTGTGAAGTCTTATAATTTTGTGGTCCAATTTGGTCTCCACCTAACTCAATCAATAGAAGTGAAAGGTTCCAATCATACCTACGCATATTCTGATCACCAACCAAGCCCCTTAATGCAGGCATTATGTGTAATTGTCAAGCACCTGTTCTTGAACAGATGCAAGAAATCTTCCTTCTCCAACACTAACTCCAAAAAGAAAGCGCATGAGTATATAATGGAAGCTATATACCTAGGTAAATCACACTCATTTTCCTGTTAGTTAGATGTTACGCCAAATTTACCTTTTCTTTTCCATTATTGTGTTGATATGTATAGATACTTCCAAGACTCACTCATTACATGCCTTTCGTACTTTGTGTAAAAGCATGCCCATATGCAGCATGTGTATCAAAGGAAAATCAGTATACTTAAAGTTTCAGGGTACAACATGTGTTTTAAAACATATCATTATTTTGAACATAGTCCACTGTTTAATTATTATCCAAACAACGGAAGAGTTTTACAGTTCTTGGAAGATGAGATGATGAGTGAAGAATATGCTATTTGTTTTCCTACATTGTAACTAAATTACCTACAAAGAATAAACAAAATTGAGGAATGAAACTTATTCACGGAAGAATCATGATATCGTCAAGAGATGACATTTAACTTGCATTCAGTAAACCATGATACTGAACAAGAATTGGTCAAAAATGAAATAAGATTCGAAGTTTGGCTTAGGTACCAGGTACCATCAAAGTTCTGCAATCTTTCCAATTTGCTGAAGTCCAATTAGAACATGTCCAATTCAACAATTTTACGTGTGAGTGGGACCTCAGAAAGGCTTCAAGCTGAGATAGAGAAGTCAATGTGAGTGATGCTATGCTTAAAGCCTTACAGGACATTGCACATATCCAAAGTGTTGGTAACCATAACCGAAAGTTTCAAGAAGTTATAGCTACAAGGaataaacaaaatttgaggaaTGTAACTTTTATCCATAGAAGAATCATGATATCATCAAGAGATGTTAAGTAGCAATCTAGCATTCAGTTAATCGTGAGACTGAGCAAGAAATTGGTCAAAAAAGTAAGAACAAAGATTCGATAGTTAGCTTAGGAACCAGATGCCACCAGAGTCTGCAATCTTTACAAATTGCAGCAATTCAATGAGAAACAATTTAATGCATTTCAAACATTTACATGTGAGTGGGACCTCAAAAGGGCTGCATTTTGAGGAGTCAATTGAGTGATTCCATTTATGTTTACAGCAAATTGCAGATATTCAAAAACAAAACCGAAAGTTAAGGAAATTGACATCTGAGCAGAGATGTGTTTGGGTATAATATGAGATAAACCATAAATTTATATGCATGCACTTATGACATATAAAGTAAAAGGTCTATATGCATTGAATTCGAATCTTATCTGTAGAAAAATTACAATGAAATTACACTGAAGGCAAACTGAACAGAGACGTAGGACAATTAGGCTCCACAAAAGTGCTACCTTAACTAAGAATAAAATGACGAATAACAGATTACATGTTTCTATTTGTTTTCCTCTAAATGGATAGCATAAATCCAGCAAGGTTTCAACTTTCAAATGTCACTCCCCTAAGACATTATTCTTCATCCTCGACAAAAATCAATTATATGCAGACAAATCCAAGTGCTCTTTTGGTTGGCTAATTAATTGTCATGTCAGTTACACAATATAATAAAACTAGTTATGAATTAGTTTAGTATTCACTGTAAATAATCTCTTTACCCAGTTCTCAAATAATCTACAACAAATGttttccttcatcttttacCATCTCATCTTACAGTAAATACATATTTTGAAGAACACTCAAAACTTTAATGACTAAATTAATATCAAACATATTAATGACCATATGGATTTTCTAAACTTAAACATCATCCACCTAGTTATCTCTTTGTTTTCATCAATGCCTCATCTCATTTTCTAAGTAATAATTGAATGAATACAAAGCGTAGGAAAATGAAAATTAGCATGATTAAAAGTAATGAAAACAGTAGCATTTTTTTACAGCATACTAGCATATTTCTTAAGAAATAACACTGGATCAGTAAACTAATCAGCCCAAGTCCACTATTGCTCTTTCTTTCAGCACCCCCTATACTGCCAAAGCTGTGGAAAAAGTCCGAACTAGATCggaaatattttagattatacaataaaaaatacattctacATTACGTAATTTGGAAATACATTTTAGAATAAACTtagaattcaaaattaaatgtatttaagatcccaaaatatattttaaattgtaaaattcataGTTTTCCAATTATATAATTCGAAAATACATGGATTAAACAATGCATTTACCACGAATGCATTATGGACTGTGTAATTTTTAAGTCTAGAAGCATTTGAGAATCTGAAAATATATCATTGAATTATAcaatcttaaatatattttcgaatccataaaaatatgtattatagATTTTACAATTAATACATTTTCGAAtctagaaatattttggattttgtaATTCAAATTGTAAAATCTTAAAATATGACCCATggacaatttaaaattttccatGGAGATGCATGAGAAAATTATTAGGTATATTTGATACTGTAAAATCcaaactatattttttaaattgtacaataaaaaaatcttattcaTTAACAATTTAGACATTTCAAACATCCATAAAGATGCAAAACAAAACTaggcttcttcttcttgcactcccacttttttcttcctgcacctccaaaATTTTGAACATCTCAAAACTGGCCTTAACCTTTTATTTGGAAAAGGGCACCGTGGTGGAGTGTGCTATAGATTCATCAATTCAAAAGTAAATCATGTTATTTTCTGGATGAGGAGGTGTTCTGGAAGCAAATTGttaataaattgttgatttccaaattgttgaatctggaagcctaatttctattatgAATTGATGGATCTGGAAGATTTATGGATTTTCCAATCTGGAAGATTTACAGATTCCCCAATCCAGAAGATTTATGGATTTCCAAATCTGGAATGTGAAAATACAAATGTGGATCCTAATACCGTAAAATTACCAAACTGCATTGTCTGGAATACTAAATATAAATTGCAAAAATGATAATTCGAGACACTACCGACTACCATCCAAAAGAAACACCTTCTTGTACTAAGAGATGGAGCAACACCGCTAAGAGAGAAATGGAATTCTTGTGTGCAGCAGTCTGTGGGCAAAGGAAGAAGCAAGAGTAGTGTGGGTGCATTTTGGGGTTTCTAAAAAATAACAGGGTTATTTTTGTCTTTGTATAATATTGtgggggtgcagaaagaaaaaccTAGGGATGCAGAAAGAAACAGCCACAAAACTATGGGTGAATATAAAGTGTCCTTCCATTTGTATACCGGCCCATTGGACCCAAACCCAATTGCCACCTTGCGTGTCCATTAATTTATAGGGACTGTttctttcttcatcttcatatcTTCTTCTGTCATCCCATACAAAACgtgaaaatatctttttatcctTATTGTGCCACCCTCATAAAGTAGCTTCGGTATTATGTAATATGGatacgcatttgaaaaaagactttcgaattacataatccaaaagttaaaaaaaacttccagattatgtaatccaaaaactaATTATGTATATGAAAAAAAGGTTTCCAGATTATGTAGTTCAGAAAGTAATTACGAATTTGAAATAAAACTTCtcgattatataatccaaaatattaccggagatatttttaaaaaagtaaaaaatttatgaaggtAAAATAAGAACATGTGGAGGTGCAGGAATAAACGGTCATTTACAGAATATTACATTCTACACCCACAGTACTTTCAAGCTGCAGTAAATTTTGAAATTCCAAATCTATtcttctaaaaataaattatcggACTATACTccaaaacattaataatatttttgtaattaagatTGTAAATCCTGAAGGACAAAGTACACtacaaaatacaataaattatacatttttatatttcagAATATACATAATTCAAactacaaaatttatattctatatatataattcaaaatatattttttattttatattttgaagatacattttgaaatataaaatttatattctatAACATACATTCCcataatacaaaaattatatttatattccctaatacaaaacaaaaaatactgaattacatattttaaaagatatttatgaattcaaaaaatattgttCAAGTTAAACAGAtcgataaaatatattttaaagtgtataattttaaaaaaaaattaatgacaaCTTTATCATTTCACCCTGATGAAGGTGCAGGTTGAAATTTATGGTGTGGAAAATGCAAAACCTAATTTATACCAGGGTATGCAAAAAACAGTAAAAGCCGAACTGCAGAggattattatttattatacttaatttctctcttatataatataaaatagttcaaattagataatattttaaaaaatatatttagttatttatttgtAAGAAGTATGCTTAAAATATGTAcgtataaataataaataaatttcaatattattatttttaaatgttttaattacaatatataatttttaggaGTAATTTTCCTACCTAGttatgcatttaaaaaaaaaagtaaaagtcaaggttcttaaatcaaaatacgagttttcAATGGTTTATAGATCATCATTTTTTTGGCATGGAATTAAACAGTTTTATTgtactatacttgattatacttcttagACTTTTGGTACAAGgtctttaattaatttatggaatgataaatggtgtggtactacttctttagcgaatattgtaggATTATCTGATGGTGTTAGCATTTTGGATATACTCTCTCAAGTTTTGGACAAGTGGTGATTGAAATATTCCATTGTTTTTAGAGCAGATTGATGGAAAAAAACGCACGCagaagcaacacacacaatcacgaatcaactgtagaaaaataaacgacacaagatttaatgtggttcggtcgccaactgcaacctacatccacacgggcaactatgAGGTCTGTTGTGTACAAAATTACAAacacaatgatctctttaaatagagataataaaatggacacaatgattaagctcactcactaaacatggtgtctagtcagcccaacccaattagttatggcttcatacccaacaatctcccacttgaagacacgaaacaatgttcacctatgcttcaactgtgtacatgtacttctgtaatctATCAACggaactcaatgttccaccATTAGTTCCCAccagccttcttaatcattttgaagacttcgttaaaactcccATGAGTTCACAGACCCGTTCTCTGTTCCTACCGGCTCCCACTTACAAGAACTGCTGGATCCTGGAATAGCCTGAGAACAAACATACTCCATAGTCAACAAAAAATTTTCTAGAGATGTTTCAACAGctggaatactggttctcctaacccactATCGTCTAGGAACCTCAGCTGAAGCACGACCCGTGCTCCCACTGCCATAAGTACCTCTAACTAGTCTACCTGATCCTTTCCATGCTTGTTCGTCATGAATCTGACCTGTGGCTCTAGGTTTCTCTcgtaaagacaaccctctttTGCCCACAAGATTCTGTGAACcgactttgtttatcttctaaACTGGGATGGTCACTCCCTCAGACGGTAATCTGACCATATATAACGAATCTCTCTTTCTTCCACAGGATATGATATGTAGCACAAACACTGACACAGACACTGATACAACATGAATACGGATACGGAGAtacgtaaaatctctaaaatgtaggacacggggacacaaatctatatattatataattatgaattatataaattgacaataaagatttatgtgcacaagtatgttccaaattattttttggagcagaaagatgtttttcatgactggttcacaatgatttctttcttatttttataatcataataacaatttatacaataaagtttgaattttgagaaaattaatgtaattttcccttttaaaattgtgttagaaccgtactagaattgttagaaatctaacaaatactttttgaattggacacttcacgaaTACGTGTCCTACAGGTGTCATACGAGTATCAGACAccgacacaccatttaagaggagtgtctgAGCTTCATATTCCACTGTTGATTTCCGAAATTCACTTCATGTTCCTGTTCGTCCAACTACCTAACAGAAATCAAACTTTCCGTCAAGCTTTAAACAACTTTGACATCTCTCAAAGTCCAGAAACCAACTagtgtcttcaacactatgtcgCCCATGCCCGTAACTTCAAGAGTTATGTCGTccgctagtcttacctttcAAAAGTCTTCAATAACTAGATTATGCAGTGCTTCACTGCTATGGGTAGCATGAAATGAAGCACcagaatccatgacccaggaatccacactgCTATCCACGCAACAGACTAAAAGGTCCTTGTCCACGAAGTCTTCTGCAATATTGACTTGTTTATCATTTGAGCATTGATTCCTGAAACGCCCCACCTCTTTacagttccaacatgttacacttgagcaatcctgagtctttgactgactccttcTTATGATCTTGCTACCATTACCTCTGATATTTCTCTTACCTCTGATGACATTtagcgattcactagataattcctCAAAACTCCTTCTTCTAACGTCCTTGTCAAGAACGAGAtcacaaatcttctcaaaagtgaatccatcggGTCCCGCTAAACTGGTAACTGTTGTAACCGTTCCAAACCAACTGTCAGGTAATGACGAT
The sequence above is a segment of the Phaseolus vulgaris cultivar G19833 chromosome 2, P. vulgaris v2.0, whole genome shotgun sequence genome. Coding sequences within it:
- the LOC137811084 gene encoding ABC transporter G family member 14, whose product is MPQNCIAPKPEYCNSHHSVEGPQEMTEPHNSTVLSHPMQTNEQQQPFPKLIMYPITLKFEELVYKVKLEQKGGCWGSTWTCKEKTILNGITGVVCPGEILAMLGPSGSGKTTLLTALGGRLSGKLSGKITYNGQPFSGAMKRRTGFVAQDDVLYPHLTVTETLVFTALLRLPNSLTRDEKVQHVERVITELGLTRCRSSMIGGPLFRGISGGEKKRVSIGQEMLINPSLLLLDEPTSGLDSTTAQRILNTIKRLASGGRTVVTTIHQPSSRLYYMFDKVVLLSEGCPIYYGAASTALDYFSSVGFSTCVTVNPADLLLDLANGIAPDSKQAAEQNEGLEQERKQVRESLISAYEKNIATSLKAEVCSLEVNNHNITKDACARNSIKPEQWSTSWWHQFKVLLQRGVKERRYEAFNRLRIFQVVSVAFLGGLLWWHTPESHIEDRVALLFFFSVFWGFYPLYNAVFTFPQERRMLIKERSSGMYRLSSYFLARTIGDLPLELALPTAFVFIIYWMGGLKPDPVTFILSLLVVLYSVVVSQSLGLAFGAILMEIKQATTLASVTTLVFLIAGGYYIQQIPPFIVWLKYLSYSYYCYKLLLGVQYNENDYYECSKGELCKVADFPPIKSMGLNHLWVDVFIMALMLVGYRLVAYFALHRVR